The genomic DNA ACAGGATATGGCCCAGGGCCAGCCACCAGCCCGCGAAGACGAACCATACGATGTTCCCCAGCGTGCCCCAGTTCGAGGTGCCGAGGTCCTGCCGTCCGGTGAGCACGTCGCGGCGGATCAGGGTCCGGCCGAAGGGCATGAACGAAAATCCCGCGATGACGAAGGCGGCCCGCGCCCAGGGCAAGCCGATGATGGAGATGGCCATGAGACAACCGGCGAACAGCCAGCCGATAGCCATGAAGACGCCGCCGATGATCCACCAGATCAAATTACCGAGAAACGAAAGCATGGGGACTCCTTCTGCTTGATGTGCAAGCATGCTATTGGCCCATCCCGGCACGTTCGTCAATGGCGGAGAACGTCGGCCGGGCGCTCTCCGGAGGTCAGGAGCAACCCGCCCGCCAGGGCCGTGAACGGCGCCACGGTGACCAGGCCGAAGCTGCCCACCAGGGTCTTGAGGACCTCGGCGGCCACGTAAATGAAATTGAAGGTGGTATCCAGCGGAATGCCCTGGGCCATGAAGGCCATGAGCAAGGTCACGAACCCGCCCGAGTAGGCCAGGAGCAGGGTCGTGGTCATGGTCCCGACCACGGCCCGGCCCACGCGGATGCCCGACCAGATGGCCTCCATCCGGGAGATACCCGGTTTCTTGGCCACCACTTCGCTCATGGCCGAGGCCACGTCCATGGCCAGATCCATGACCGCGCCGCAGGAGGACAGGAAGACCCCGGCCATGAACACGCGCGTCAGGTTCAGGTGACCATAGCCCGCGTAGAGCAGGGTCTCGGCAAAGGGCATGACCGCCCCGTGCACGTGGAACCGGCCGGTGAAGTAGACGCCCAGGGCGCAACTGGCCACCACCCCGAGGAAAGCCCCGAGAAAGGCGGTCAGGCCGGTACGGTTCACACCGGCCACCAGGAAGATGATCACCGCGCTGAGCAGGGCGACCACGCCCAGGGTCAGCCAGACCGGGTCCGTGCCCTTGAGCAGCAACGGGACCAGGATCTTCCACAACAGCAATCCGGTAAAGACGAAGGACAACAGCGCCTTGAACCCTGTCAGCCCGCCGAAGGCCAGGAGCAGCGCGGCGAACAGGCCGAGCAGAAAGAGTTCCAGCCCCAATCGGTAATGGGCCTGCGGGTTGACGTAGATGACCTTGCCCCCGCTGTCCACGGTCAGAATGACGTAGGCCGTGTCCCCGGCCTTGAAGAGCTTGTCGCGATCCAGTTGGCCCAGGAGCTGGTTGCTGGCCGAGAAGGTCTCGCCCTTGAACGGCCCATCCAGGATTTCGAGCGTCACGGCCTGCTCGCCCGCGCGGATCATGCCCAGGCTCTGGATGTTGGCGTCGTCCACGGCCGTGATCCGGGCCGTGCAATGGACCGCGTCCCGGTCCTTGTTGGTCTCGAACCCGGTCGGCACGTAATAGAGGGCCACGGAAACGACGATGAAGATGATAACCAGGGCCCAATCGCGGGACGTCTTGTTGAGTGCGTGCATGATCTTCCTGAAAAAGGGGCGGGCGGACCGTGGAGGCCCGCCCGCCGAAGGTTGGATGAAACGCTGTCTAGTTGGCGGCCACGCGCGCGGCGGCGATGTCGGCAAACACGGCCTTGGCGGGCATGCCCATGGAGGCCATGAGCTTGGTGGCCACGTCCTTGTTGTCGTAGCTGCCGTTGAAGGCCTGGCAGTTCACGCCGATGGCGGAAGTGGAGACCGGCACGCCGGTGTGCTTGTAGGAGGTCCAGCCCAGACCGGCCTTCTGGTTGAGCACGTGGGTCAGGGTCACGGACAGCGGGTCGTACTCGCCGTACAGCAGGTAGTCCCCGCCCTTGACCTTTTCCCCGGCCATGGAGCGGCGGAAGGCCTGCTCGATGTCGGCGGCTTCGTAATCGGCCAGGACCATGGGGTCGGTCTTGGCATCGCCGGTGAACTTCAGGCCGAAGTCGGCGGTGATGATCGGTTTCATGGCGTTGAAATCGCCGCCCTTCTTCTTGAAGTCCACCAGGGTCTCGTCGGTGAATTTCTGGAAGGAGACCTTCTGGTGGCTGAGGATATCGTAGTGGGAACCATACTTGGTACCCGCGAAGCCCAGGGTCAGGCCGCCGCATTCGTGGTCGCCGGTGACCACGATCAGGGTCTCGTCGGGGTGCTTGTCATAAAAGGCCAGGGCCTTCTGCACGGCCTTGTCGAAAGAAATGGTGTTGTCGATGGATGCGGCCGCGTCGTTGGCGTGGCAGGCCCAGTCGATCTTGCCGCCCTCGACCATCAGGAAGAAGCCCTTGTCGTTGTCGAGCATCTCGATGGCCTTACCCGTGAATTCGGGCAGGGTGATGTCCTTGTCGGTCATGTCCATGACATAGGGCAGAGCCTTGCCGTCCTGGAGCCAGGCGTTCCAGGCGATGACCTTGCCGTCGCCGGGCGCAAGCGCCATGAAGCCCTTCTTGTCGGTGACGACCTTGTAGCCGTTGGCCTTGGCCTTTTCCAGGGCGTCGCCCATGGGGGCCTTGGACTTCTTGCCCGCCGGGTCCTTGAGCCCGCCGCCCGCGAAGAAGTCGAAGCCGGAGTCGGCCAGGGCATGATCGATCTCGTGGTACATGGAGCGATTCTTGACGTGGGCGTAGAACGCGGCCGGGGTGGCATGGTCAATGGACACGGACGAGACGATGCCGACCTTCATGCCCCTGTCGCGGGCCATTTCGGCGATGGTCTTGACCGGCCTGAACTGCGGGTCCACGCCGATGTAGTTGATGTTGGTCTTCACGCCGGAGGCCAGGGCCGTGGCCGACGCGGCGGAACCGGTGATGAACCGGTCGTTGGCAAAGGTGGTGGTGATGCCCTGGGCGGGCATGGCGTCAATGGCCAGCTTGTGGCCCAGATAGGCGGAGCTGGCGGCCCGCTGGGGCAGCCCCATGCCGTCGCCGATGAAGAAAAAGACGTATTTGGCGTCCTTGGCCCAGGCGGAACCGGCCATGAACACCATGGCCAGGGCCAGCGCCAGGACACACCCGACAAACCGTTTCTGCACTTTCAACATGTCAAACCCTCCTCAGGTCCATTTGGTGTTGTTTCAAGTCCCAGTATCTACGCCCGGAACGTTACGGAAGCATGTGACCGGGCGGACAACAGGTCACGAGGCGGTGACAAATCCGTTACAGCCGATCCGCTTGATTTTCTTATTGAATAGTAGTGCATCCCGAAGGCGGGCACAGGCCTTTTCGCTGGCTCCCCTTGAAAAGGACCGTTGTTTAGTGAATATTGGCCCGGAAAACGAACGCATATCGTGCCACTTTTTTCATTGAATTATCCGCCCCCTCCCCTGCGCGGCCGCGCCGGGAAACGGCGGACGAAACCGAGGGAGCCCCCATGGAACCGACCGCACCGACCCCGCCTGTCAGCAAGGAATACTGGAACAACCATGCCCGGAGTTTCCCCCGGTTCGAGGAGGGCGAAGATAACTATGAGGCGGGCGTGATGCGGATGATCAAGGCGCACGGTGTGGATTTTCGCGGCGCGTCGGTCCTGGATGTGGGCTGCGGCAGCGGCATGTACACCATCCGGATCGCCCGGGAGGCGGCACGCGTCACGGCGCTCGACGTCTCCGACGTGATGCTGGACATCCTGCGCGAGGATGCCGAGGCCAGGGGGCTTCACAACATCGACTACGTGCGCTCGGAATGGATGGAGTACGACGGCGACGAAACCTTCGACATCGTCTTCTGCTCCATGACTCCGGCCATTCAGAGCGAGGCCTCCCGGCTCAAGTTGCTGCGTCACGTGGCCGGGGCCACCGTGTTCATGGGGTTCGCCGGGCTGATGAAATCCGACGTCATGAGCGGCCTGTACGCCCATTACGGAGTGACGCCCCGGGTCTTGGCCAACGGCACCGAAATGCGCGACTGGCTCGACGGACGGGGCATCCCCTACGCCGCCTACCCAGTGGAAGGCGTCTGGCAGGTCCGAAGCTCCCTGGAAAAACTGACCGACTCCTGCTCCACGTTTCTCTCCCAGTACGGCGTGGCCGCCGAGCCGGATCATCTGCGCGCCTATCTGTCCGCGTTCGAGGAGACGCCCGGCTCCTTCCTGGAGCGCACGGAATACAAGATCGACCTGCTCATCTGGGACAAACGGGCGGCCTGAACCGGATGCCGCCCAGGGCGGCCCGTTTCTTGACATCGACTGCGCCCACCCGTTAAGAGAGGCCATGCGTTCATCGGAACATCATACGAAAACACGTCGCTGGTGGTGGCAGACTTTACGGAGTATGCCACCAGCATAGAGTATCAAGGTATCAAGCTGTCGGCATGCATGGCCGGCGGCATCGTCTCTTTTCAGGGCTGTCGGCATTTCCGGCAGCCCTTTCTTCATCCACAATTCGAAGACATCGGAAAGGAGACACGGCAATGAAAAGAATATTAACCGGAGAACGGACGACCGGGAACCTGCACATCGGCCACTACTTCGGCTCGCTGCAATCGCGGGTCAAATTGCAGGACGAATACGAAACCTTCATCATCCTCGCGGACATGCAGGTCCTCTACGACCACCTTGAGGATGAAAAAGGCAAGTCCATTCGCGACAACGTGTACCGGGCCCTGCTCGATAACCTGTCCGTCGGGCTGGACCCCGACAAGGTGACCTTCTTCGTACAGAGCGAAATTCCCGAGCTCGCGGAACTGACCATGTTCTTCACCTTCCTGGTGTCCATTGGCCGGGCCAAGCGAAACCCCACGGTCAAGGCGGAAATGGAACAGGCCGGAACCAGCTATGAGCACATGAACCTCGGTTTCCTCTCCTTCCCGGTGTCCCAGGCGGCAGACATACTCCTGCCCAAGGCGGACCTGGTGCCCGTGGGCGAGGACCAGATCCCGCACATCGAACAGACCCGGGAGATCGCCCGCCGGTTCAATTCGCTCTTCGGCGAAACCTTTCCCACGCCGGACTATCTCGTCTCCACCTCCCCCCGGCTGCCGGGCCTTGACGGTCAAAACAAGATGTCGAAATCGCTGAACAACGTCATCAACCTCACGGACGACGAGGCCACGGTGAACAACAGAATCAAAAAAGCGTACTCCGGCGAGGGGCACGCCCTCTTCACCTACGGCAAATTATTCGGCGTTGAGCCCAACGAACGCATGGGGACCTTCAAGCCCGCCCTGGCGGAAAGCGTCAACGCCTTTCTGGAACCCATCCGAACCCGCCGCAGGGAGCTGGAAAAGGAACCCGGTTACCTGCGCGAGATTCTGGACAGGGGACGGGACAAGGTCCGGGCGATCGGGGCGGAAACCCTCGCCCAGGTGAAGGAGCGGATGGGCATGGTCTATTGACGCGCCGCGGGCGCGCGGACGGGACGGGGCGGCCGGGGAAAGGCCGTCCCCGTTCTACTGCATGAAATCGTGGGCCCAGCGGACCAGGTTGATACCGATGAGCAGGGCCCCTTCCCAGCGGCGGACCTTCCAGCCCGTGCGCAGGATGACCAGGACCAGGCCGACCATGCCGACTAGGACGATCAGGCCGGACAGGGCCTCGGACGAGACCGGCAGCGGCTTGAGCAGGCAGGTCAGCCCGAGCACGCCCGCGAAGTTGAAGAAATCCGAGCCGATGAGGTTGCCGAGCAGCATCTCGTTTTTGCCCCGGACGGAGGCCGCCAGACAGGTGACCAGTTCGGGCAGGGAGGTGCCCGCAGCCACGATAGTCACGCCGATGACCCAGGAGGACACCCCCAGCGTCGTGGCGATGGACGTGGCCGCCGAGACCATCAGGTCGCCGCCCGCAGCGATGGCCACGAACCCGGCCCCGAGCCAGACCCCATCCCGCCAGGTGGCAACCCGGCCCCGTGTCTCTTCCAGTTCCTCCGCGCCCACGGCCTCGCGCTTCACGCCCAGATAGACCAGGTAGCAGATGAGCAGGGCCACGAGGCAGCCACCGAAAAGGCGGCTCAATTGGCCGGTGAAGGACACGGCCAGAATACCCGCCGTGGTCAGGAACAGGAGCAGCCCGTCCCGGTAGACGATGGTTCGGTTGGAAACCAGCGGCTTGATCACGGCCATGAGCCCGAGGATGAAGCCGAGGTTGAAAATATTGGACCCGACCACGTTCGACAGGGAGAGGTCGTTCTGCCCCCGGAAGGCGGCATTCACAGTCACCAGGAACTCCGGGGCCGAGGTGCCGAAGGCCACGATGGTCAGCCCGATGACCAGTTCCGAAACATTGTACTTGCGGGCGATGAGCGCCGCCGAGGTGACGATCCAGTTGGCTCCGAACCAGAGCAGCAGCGCCGAAGCGGCGAAGGAGAAGATGTCGATGAACATTACCGGACTCTATGTGAAGGCGCGAACCGGCGCAACCTGGGCCTGGGCCTGTTCCCGCTTCCATTCGCGGACCAGGTCCGGGACGGGCTCGGACCAGCGCAGCGCGGTCTCGCGGGCCGGAATGACGGCCACGATCTCGGTCCCGCCCCGCCGTCCGACGCTCACCCGCACGGGTTCATCCGTGGCCGCAAACCGCTTGCGCGCCTTGCCCGAGTAAGAGCTGATCAGGGCGGCGGCGTCCCGGACGACTTCGGGAGTCCAATCGCCGCAAAGCGGCCTGCCCAGGGCCAGGGGCCCGGGGAAATCAACCAATTTGAAAAGATAGTCGCTGTCCTCGGCCAGGGCCGCGATCTGGTCGTTGTCCGCGGCGGTGCGGCCGAAGGCCAGCCAATGCGGACCGGCCCAGACCTGCCGTCCGGCGCGGGCCAGGGAAAAATCGCCGGGGGCAGGCCTCCCGCGATGGGTCAGAAGCCGCACGAACCGGGCCGCGCCGTGGGTCTCGGTCAGGCAGCAGCCCCCCGCCGGAGTGGGAATCTCGGTGAATCCGTACCGCTCGGCCAAGGCGTATTGCGGCTTGCGTCCCCGGCCGCGCCAGTCGAGCAATCTGTCCCGGTCCACCAGCCCGGACGTCTCCATGGGCGTGGGCGGAAGATTCCTGGCGCACAGGGGGCGCAGGAGCACGTTGCGGACCTCGGCCCGCTTGGTGATCACGTTGAGTGCATCCTCGCGCTGGCTCATGGGCCGCTGGCCCACGACCTCGCCGGAGACGAGGAACTTCGCGCCGTATTCCCGCATGAGCCCGTGGGCGTGTTCAAGCATGATGATCTTGCAGTCGATGCACGGGTTCAGCCACTTGCCGAACCCCTGGGACGGGCCGTCCAGGAGCATGTTCACATAGGCCTGCCGGATGTCCACGGATTCGGCCTCGATGCCGTAGTGATCCCGCCAGAAGGGGATCAGATGGGGCTTGCCGAAAAAGGGCGTGACAAAGTGCAGCCCCAGGACCGTCAGGCCCTGATCCATGACCGTGCGCATGGCCAGGATGGAATCCAAGCCGCCCGAGAGCAGGGCCAGCGCGTCGTAAGAGTTTCGTTCCGCCATGGAGGGGACCCTTATGTGAGATTCCGGCCGAGAGCAAGCGCCGGAAGGACCGCGCCTAGAGGGCCGACTTTTTGAGCAAGACGTTGAAGCGGGCCAGGAATTCCTCGGGCGACAGGCCGTGATTCTTGAAGTAGAGGAGGGAAACCGGAACGCACAGGGGCGTATCCTCACCGATCGTGCCGGGGCAGGCGACCACATTGTCGAACAAGGGCGCGTTCTCTTTCTTCAGGTATTCCCCGAGGCGGCGGTCGCAAACGACCATGTCCAGACGCCCCTCCAGCAGCATACGGAAGTTGGCCCGATTCGGATTTCGCCCTATGTTGCCCTCCAACTGGAATCTCTCGGCGGCCACGGCCTCCTGCCATTCCGGTCCATAACGGTATCCATCGATCACGCCGATGCGCAATCCCGCCAGGTCGTCCATGCTTTTCCAACAAGGCCGTGTGTTCGTGCGCAGTTTCCAGAGCACGGTGTGCATGTACTCCATGGGATCGGAAAAACGCATGAAGCGCTGCCGTTCAATGTCGACCACACAAGGAAGCATCAGGGGCATGGCCCCGGTCCGCATGGCTTCCAGACAGCGCCGAAAAGGCAGGATATGAAACTTCGGCGTATAGCCCATGGCGGACAAGATCCGCCCGAGCTTTTCCACAGCCGTCCCGCCCGGCTCCCCGCCCTGGTCCAGCCGGGACATGGGCGGCAGCAGATAGGCGGCCACCTCAAAAACCGGCCCCGCCGCCCGAGCCGTCCCTCCGAACAAACAAACGATCAATGCCATTGCGGACAACAGCCCGCCGATTCGTGCAAAAAGAATTCTCATCATGTCTCCGTATTGTTCCGTGCCGAAAAGCCTACACGCGGCCGGACAATTCCGTGGGCCCGCCCGGGCCGCCCTGAAAGGGGCAACCTTTTGCGCGCACGGCCTGTTTTCCCATATATGATGGGTGTTGCCCGCGAAGGACGTATCTGGTATCGGAACATGTTGCTTATTTGTTGCCGCCAGTCAAATCCCGGAGGATACCCCATGGCTCGTAAAGCCGTTGACCCCGACGTCCTGCGCAAGGAAGCGCTGGGCACTGCCCTGACCACCATCGAACGCAAATTCGGCAAAGGCTCGATCATGCGTCTGGACGACGAGGCGTCCCATTCCATTCCGTTCATCCCCACCGGGTCCATAGGCCTGGATATCGCGCTCGGCATCGGCGGCGTGCCGCGCGGCCGCGTCATCGAGATTTTCGGCCCCGAGTCCTCGGGCAAGACCACCCTGGCCCTGCACATCATCGCCCAGGCCCAGAAGGCGGGCGGCGGGGCCGCATTCGTGGATGCCGAGCACGCCCTTGATCCCGGCTACGCCAAGCGGCTGGGGGTCAAGACCGACGAGTTGCTCATCTCCCAGCCCGACTACGGCGAGCAGGCCCTCGAAATCGCCGACCTGCTGGTCCGATCCGGGGCGCTGGACGTGGTCGTCATCGACTCCGTGGCCGCGCTCATCCCGCAGTCCGAGCTCGAAGGCCAGATGGGCGAGACCCAGGTGGGCAGCCAGGCCCGGCTCATGTCCCACGCCCTCAGGAAACTGACCGGCACCATCCACAAATCCAATTGTGTGGTCATCTTCATCAACCAGATCCGCATGAAGATCGGCATGACCGGCTACGGCAACCCCGAGACCACCTCGGGCGGCAACGCGCTCAAGTTCTACGCCTCGTGCAGGCTGGACATCCGCCGCATCCAGACCCTCAAGGACAAGGACGAAGCCTACGGCATCCGCGCCCGCATCAAGGTGGTCAAGAACAAGGTCGCCCCGCCCTTCCGCCAGGCCGAGGTGGACGTGCTCTACGGCCAGGGCATCTCGCGCATGGGCGAGATCATCGACATGGGCGTGGAGAACGGCATCATTGAGAAGTCCGGCGCATGGTACGCCTTCGGCTCCGAAAAGCTCGGCCAAGGCAAGGAGAACGTCCGCGCCCTGCTGATGGACAACCCGGATCTGGCCGGATCCATCGAAGAGGCCCTGATGACCCACCTCGGATTCCGCGACGTTCCCGAGGCCCCCGCCGCACCGACGCAGGATGCCGGAGACGCCGACGAATAGTCTGATTTTCAGCCCGAAACGAGCGCCCCGGGCCTACAGCCCCGGGGCGTTTTTCTTCGGCAATACCCTTCTTTGGAGAACAGTAAACGATGAAAGCCAACGAAATCCGCCAACGGTTCCTTGAGTACTTCGAGAGGAACGGCCACACCATTGTGGAATCCTCTCCCCTGACCCCCAAGGACGACCCGACCCTGCTCTTCACCAACGCGGGCATGGTCCAGTTCAAGAAGCTCTTCCTGGGCCAGGAAAAGCGCGACTACATCCGCGCCACCACGGCCCAGAAGTGCCTGCGCGTGGGCGGCAAACACAACGACCTGGAAAACGTGGGCCGCACCGCCCGCCACCACACCTTTTTCGAGATGCTCGGCAACTTCTCCTTCGGCGATTACTTCAAGGAGGACGCCATCCGCTTCTGTTGGCAGTTCCTGACCGAGGAGCTCAAGCTGGACAAAAACCGCCTGTACATCACCATTTACAAGGATGACGACGAGGCGGGCGAATTGTGGCGGAAGGTGGCCGGAGTCCCCGAGGACCGCATCTACCGCCTGGGCGAAAAGGACAACTTCTGGTCCATGGGCGACACCGGCCCCTGCGGCCCCTGCTCCGAGGTCCACTACGACCAGGGCGAGGAAGTGGGCTGCGGCCCGAACTGCGGCATCGGCAAATGCGACTGCGACCGTTTCCTGGAGATTTGGAACCTGGTCTTCATGCAGTACGACCAGGCCGAAGACGGCACCCGCACCGACCTGCCCCGGCCCAGCATCGACACCGGCATGGGCCTGGAACGCATCGCGGCCGTGGTTCAGGGCGTGCATTCCAACTACGAAACCGACCTGTTCCAGAGCATCATCCGGTACACCGCCGACCTGGCGGGCGTGAAGTATCGTGAGAGCGAGGAGATCGACACCGCCCTTCAGGTCATCGCCGACCACTCCCGGGCCATCGCCTTCCTCATCCCGGACCAGGTGCTCCCGTCCAACGAGGGACGGGGTTACATCCTGCGCCGGTTGATCCGCCGCGCCTACCGTTTCGGCAAGCTCATGGGGCTGACCGGCACCTTCCTGTGGAAGACCGCCTCCAAGGTCATCGACGACATGGGCGGCCACTACAAGGAGTTGGAGGAGACCCGCAACTTCATGGTCGAGGTGGTCCGAGGCGAGGAGGAGTCCTTCGCCAAGACCCTGGACAAGGGTCTCGAAATGCTTGAGCAGGAACTGGCCGAGTTGAAGAAGGCGGACGCGGCCGTGGTCCCCGGCGAGACCACCTTCAAGCTTTACGACACCTACGGATTCCCCATCGACATCGTCCGCGACGTGGCTGAACAGCACGGCATGGGCGTGGACGAGGCCGAGTTCGACAAATTCATGCAGGAGCAGAAACAGCGTTCCAAGGCCGCCTGGAAGGGATCCGGCGAAAAGGATGTGGCCAGCATCTTCCAGACCCTGCTGGAACAGGACGTGACCAGCGAATTTTCCGGGTATGAGACCATGGCCGACCAGTCCTCGGTCACTTATGTCCTGACCCCGGACGGCGCGGTCGTGGACCGGCTCTCCTCGGGCGACTCCGGCTGGCTGGTGGCCGAGATCACCCCGTTTTACGGCGAGTCCGGCGGCCAGGTGGGCGACACCGGGTCCATCGCTGCCTCCGGGGGCAAGGCGGACGTGCTCGACACGGTCAAGCCGTCCAAGAATCTGACCGCGCACAAGGTCACCGTCACCGAAGGCGAGCTCAGGCCCGGCGCCCCGGTCTTCCTCAATGTGGACCGCACCCGGCGGCTGGCCACCATGCGCAACCATACCTCCACCCACCTGCTCCACACCGCCCTGCAAAAGGTGCTCGGCGACCACGCCAAGCAGGCGGGCTCGCTGGTCGGACCGGATCGGCTGCGCTTCGACTTCACCCACATCAAGGGCCTCTCCGGCGAGGAGATCGCCGAGGTCGAGAAGCTGGTCAACCAGGCCATCTTCGACGCCATTCCCGTGACCCGCGAGGTCATGTCCATCCAGGACGCCCAGGCCAAGGGCGCCACCGCCCTGTTCGGCGAGAAGTACGGCGACACGGTCTCGGTCATCGAAGTGCCCGGCGTGTCCATGGAATTCTGCGGCGGCACCCATCTGGACAACACCGGCATCGCCGGATCCTTTGTCATCACCTCCGAATCCGGCGTGGCCGCGGGCATCCGGCGCATCGAGGCCGCCACCGGCCACAATGCCGTGGCCTGGCTGAACGAACGCCGCGAAGCGGCAACCGAGGCCGGAGCCATGCTCAAGGC from Desulfovibrio sp. Huiquan2017 includes the following:
- the alaS gene encoding alanine--tRNA ligase, giving the protein MKANEIRQRFLEYFERNGHTIVESSPLTPKDDPTLLFTNAGMVQFKKLFLGQEKRDYIRATTAQKCLRVGGKHNDLENVGRTARHHTFFEMLGNFSFGDYFKEDAIRFCWQFLTEELKLDKNRLYITIYKDDDEAGELWRKVAGVPEDRIYRLGEKDNFWSMGDTGPCGPCSEVHYDQGEEVGCGPNCGIGKCDCDRFLEIWNLVFMQYDQAEDGTRTDLPRPSIDTGMGLERIAAVVQGVHSNYETDLFQSIIRYTADLAGVKYRESEEIDTALQVIADHSRAIAFLIPDQVLPSNEGRGYILRRLIRRAYRFGKLMGLTGTFLWKTASKVIDDMGGHYKELEETRNFMVEVVRGEEESFAKTLDKGLEMLEQELAELKKADAAVVPGETTFKLYDTYGFPIDIVRDVAEQHGMGVDEAEFDKFMQEQKQRSKAAWKGSGEKDVASIFQTLLEQDVTSEFSGYETMADQSSVTYVLTPDGAVVDRLSSGDSGWLVAEITPFYGESGGQVGDTGSIAASGGKADVLDTVKPSKNLTAHKVTVTEGELRPGAPVFLNVDRTRRLATMRNHTSTHLLHTALQKVLGDHAKQAGSLVGPDRLRFDFTHIKGLSGEEIAEVEKLVNQAIFDAIPVTREVMSIQDAQAKGATALFGEKYGDTVSVIEVPGVSMEFCGGTHLDNTGIAGSFVITSESGVAAGIRRIEAATGHNAVAWLNERREAATEAGAMLKAQPADLPKKVKDLQQQVKDMQKEMKSLQAKLASGAGRDMMGEVEEIGGVKVLAARVDAPNMGVMLEQMDALRSKLPSGIICLIAPHEDGKVSVALSVTKDLHGRFKAGDLIKPVAGEVGGGGGGRPDLARAGGSNPAGIDNALAKLRELVAA